One Paracidovorax avenae ATCC 19860 genomic region harbors:
- a CDS encoding GNAT family N-acetyltransferase produces MTDTAPATLVRALEERAFNAWPAHQTVFHAGWVFRLSGGYTKRANSANALVPGAPFDGVREAAAALYARHGLPAVFRITPLAPAEADLALADAGYQHFDPSLVLQRPLPPGSMPRPDGSTLVSTSPSPAWLEGFAAANGVALHHRNLHRSILEAIAHPVGYALQRDAHGHAVGFGLAVLERHAVGLYDLAVAPGHRGSGRGRALVQALLHWGSEAGAASAYLQVRAQNTPALRLYESMGFRTAYGYHYRVPG; encoded by the coding sequence ATGACCGACACAGCCCCTGCAACCCTCGTCCGCGCGCTGGAAGAGCGCGCCTTCAACGCCTGGCCCGCGCACCAGACGGTATTCCACGCAGGCTGGGTGTTCCGGCTGTCGGGCGGCTATACCAAGCGCGCCAACTCGGCCAATGCACTGGTGCCGGGTGCGCCGTTCGATGGCGTGCGCGAGGCGGCGGCAGCACTGTACGCGCGGCATGGACTGCCCGCCGTGTTCCGCATCACGCCCCTGGCGCCGGCCGAAGCCGACCTGGCACTGGCGGACGCGGGCTACCAGCACTTCGACCCCTCGCTGGTGCTGCAACGGCCCCTGCCGCCGGGCTCGATGCCCCGGCCCGATGGCAGCACCCTGGTCAGCACCTCGCCATCGCCCGCGTGGCTGGAAGGCTTCGCGGCGGCCAATGGCGTGGCCCTGCACCACCGCAACCTGCACCGCAGCATCCTCGAGGCCATCGCCCACCCGGTGGGCTACGCACTGCAGCGGGACGCCCACGGCCATGCCGTGGGCTTCGGCCTGGCGGTGCTGGAACGCCACGCGGTAGGCCTGTACGACCTGGCCGTGGCGCCCGGACACCGGGGCAGCGGGCGCGGCCGCGCCCTGGTGCAGGCCCTGCTGCACTGGGGCAGCGAGGCCGGGGCGGCCAGCGCCTACCTGCAGGTGCGTGCGCAGAACACGCCTGCGCTGCGGCTGTATGAATCGATGGGGTTCAGGACGGCCTATGGGTACCACTATCGGGTTCCGGGCTGA
- a CDS encoding MarR family winged helix-turn-helix transcriptional regulator has translation MPDKTATEDEGYVFSEQVGHLLRRVYQRHTALFQQYIPDSQLTAAQFVVLCSLHDQGSSSLAEVVKATVIDQATIRGVVDRLKQRGLISVDHDRVDRRKVVIELTDEGRDLVRTMQPFARRITQSTYGRLNPAERLALDFLLRKMLEGGEDE, from the coding sequence ATGCCAGACAAGACCGCGACCGAGGATGAGGGGTATGTGTTCTCCGAACAGGTGGGGCATCTGCTGCGCCGCGTGTACCAGCGGCACACGGCGCTGTTCCAGCAGTACATCCCGGACTCCCAGCTGACGGCCGCCCAGTTCGTGGTGCTGTGCTCCCTGCACGACCAGGGCAGCAGTTCCCTGGCCGAGGTGGTGAAGGCCACCGTCATCGACCAGGCCACCATCCGCGGCGTGGTGGATCGACTGAAGCAGCGCGGCCTGATCAGCGTGGACCACGACCGCGTGGACCGGCGCAAGGTGGTGATCGAACTCACGGACGAGGGCCGAGACCTCGTGCGCACCATGCAGCCGTTCGCACGCAGGATCACCCAGAGCACCTACGGCCGGCTCAACCCTGCGGAACGGCTGGCGCTGGATTTCCTGCTGCGCAAGATGCTGGAAGGTGGTGAGGACGAGTAG
- a CDS encoding MFS transporter, whose protein sequence is MSSSFVSVEKGIQTAGVGRFQYRLFVIFGLVWLADAMQVLSIGFSAPSIAKTFGKTVPEALQTGTFFFIGMLIGAFVFGRLADRIGRRPVLMMAVVIDACAGVASAFAPEFAWLLVLRFITGIGVGGTLPVDYTMMAEFLPSDRRGRWLVLLESFWAVGTIFLAILALVAVSWGNDAWRVIFFVTGIPALVGVVLRFYIPESPMYLNRNGKSDQARQVLERVAKVNGNTTPIPPLQPEKQERKSLFALFSVELRRRSLALFLAWALISIAYYGVFVYLPVKLGSEGFAFMRGQVFLVVLALVQLPGFALSAYGVERWGRKPTLIGFLLLSAVGCMFYSLGSSPFVVIGSTLLMSFSLLGTWGALYAFTPEVYPTDLRASGMGMAGAVARFGGLFAPAIIAPIMATHFTLALAVLSAMLVGGALSIWAVDVESRNRALD, encoded by the coding sequence ATGTCATCTTCATTCGTTTCGGTGGAAAAAGGCATCCAGACAGCGGGTGTCGGCCGGTTCCAGTACCGGCTCTTCGTGATCTTCGGCCTGGTGTGGCTGGCCGACGCCATGCAGGTGCTGTCCATCGGCTTCAGCGCACCGTCCATCGCCAAGACCTTCGGCAAGACGGTGCCCGAGGCACTGCAGACCGGCACCTTCTTCTTCATCGGCATGCTGATCGGCGCCTTCGTCTTCGGCCGCCTGGCCGACCGCATCGGGCGCCGCCCGGTGCTGATGATGGCGGTGGTGATCGATGCCTGCGCCGGCGTGGCCTCGGCCTTCGCGCCCGAGTTCGCCTGGCTGCTGGTGCTGCGCTTCATCACCGGCATCGGCGTGGGCGGCACGCTGCCCGTGGACTACACCATGATGGCCGAGTTCCTGCCCAGCGACCGCCGCGGGCGCTGGCTGGTGCTGCTGGAATCGTTCTGGGCCGTGGGCACCATCTTCCTGGCCATCCTGGCCCTGGTGGCCGTGTCCTGGGGCAACGATGCCTGGCGCGTGATCTTCTTCGTGACCGGCATTCCGGCGCTGGTGGGCGTGGTGCTGCGGTTCTACATCCCCGAGTCGCCCATGTACCTGAACCGCAACGGCAAGTCCGACCAGGCGCGCCAGGTGCTCGAGCGCGTGGCCAAGGTCAACGGCAACACCACGCCGATCCCGCCGCTGCAGCCCGAGAAGCAGGAGCGCAAGTCGCTGTTCGCGCTGTTCTCGGTGGAACTGCGCCGCCGCAGCCTGGCGCTGTTCCTGGCCTGGGCGCTGATCTCCATCGCCTACTACGGCGTCTTCGTCTACCTGCCGGTGAAGCTCGGCAGCGAGGGCTTCGCCTTCATGCGCGGCCAGGTCTTCCTGGTAGTGCTGGCCCTGGTGCAGCTGCCCGGGTTCGCGCTCTCGGCCTACGGCGTGGAGCGCTGGGGCCGCAAGCCCACGCTGATCGGCTTCCTGCTGCTCAGCGCGGTGGGCTGCATGTTTTACAGCCTGGGTTCGTCGCCGTTCGTGGTGATCGGCTCCACCCTGCTCATGAGCTTCTCGCTGCTGGGCACCTGGGGGGCGCTCTACGCCTTCACCCCCGAGGTCTATCCCACCGACCTGCGCGCCAGCGGCATGGGCATGGCGGGTGCCGTCGCGCGCTTCGGCGGCCTGTTCGCCCCGGCCATCATCGCGCCGATCATGGCCACGCATTTCACGCTGGCCTTGGCCGTGCTGTCCGCCATGCTGGTGGGCGGCGCGCTGTCGATCTGGGCGGTGGATGTGGAATCGCGCAACCGCGCGCTCGATTGA
- a CDS encoding DUF4189 domain-containing protein — MNYIKPLSFLTASLLACCGAAAQTACPSGVAPGSALCGPSSDGEAAAPPRPTGEWIKTWGAIATSPSGNGGVSSRQLSEEAARKKALENCRSAGTRDCKVEFVYQNQCVALVHPVQAMGAAFTTAATAEEAVRLGKARCAELGKGECKVAISECSEPVFRKF, encoded by the coding sequence ATGAACTACATCAAACCGCTCAGCTTCCTGACTGCTTCGCTACTGGCCTGCTGCGGAGCCGCAGCCCAGACGGCCTGCCCCTCGGGCGTCGCCCCCGGCAGCGCGCTGTGCGGCCCAAGCTCCGATGGAGAAGCCGCAGCGCCTCCCCGGCCGACCGGCGAATGGATCAAAACGTGGGGCGCCATCGCTACCTCTCCCAGCGGCAACGGCGGAGTGAGTTCCCGCCAACTGTCCGAAGAGGCTGCCCGGAAAAAGGCTTTGGAGAACTGCAGGAGCGCCGGGACCCGGGATTGCAAGGTGGAGTTCGTCTACCAGAATCAGTGTGTCGCGCTGGTACATCCGGTGCAGGCCATGGGCGCCGCGTTCACCACGGCTGCTACGGCTGAGGAGGCGGTGCGCCTGGGCAAGGCCAGGTGCGCTGAGCTGGGAAAAGGAGAGTGCAAGGTGGCGATCTCCGAATGCTCAGAGCCCGTCTTCAGGAAATTCTGA
- a CDS encoding cytochrome b: protein MNTPSKYSATLRLLHWSMFALVALAYASINLRKAFERGSDSRLLMVESHFLLGMLVLLLVLPRLLARWRSPQPPIDPPLPAPLRIGAHLGHGLLYAFLIVQPLLGMACRLVSGRGIGLPFTEASIPWPAAWVDKQFAGTLESAHEWLGTAFYWVIGLHIAAALWHALVRRDNALRRMW from the coding sequence ATGAACACGCCCTCCAAGTATTCGGCCACGCTGCGCCTGCTGCACTGGTCCATGTTCGCGCTCGTCGCGCTGGCCTATGCCAGCATCAACCTGCGCAAGGCCTTCGAGCGCGGCAGCGACAGCCGCCTGCTGATGGTGGAATCGCATTTCCTGCTCGGCATGCTGGTACTGCTGCTCGTGCTGCCGCGGCTGCTCGCGCGCTGGCGCTCGCCGCAGCCGCCGATCGATCCGCCACTGCCGGCGCCCCTGCGCATCGGCGCGCACCTGGGGCATGGCCTGCTCTATGCCTTCCTCATCGTGCAGCCCCTGCTGGGCATGGCCTGCCGCCTGGTGAGCGGCCGCGGCATCGGCCTGCCGTTCACGGAGGCATCCATCCCCTGGCCCGCCGCGTGGGTGGACAAGCAGTTCGCCGGCACGCTCGAATCCGCCCACGAATGGCTGGGAACGGCCTTCTACTGGGTGATCGGCCTGCACATCGCCGCGGCGCTCTGGCACGCCCTGGTGCGCCGGGACAATGCGCTGCGGCGGATGTGGTGA
- a CDS encoding SWIM zinc finger family protein → MSAAGHRADLLELTAEALTALANAGFVKRAQKDVAAGLLPRLATEADGTVVAEFADGARTRLPPGRTLRDAACTCAASGMCRHRVMLVLAYQQDHARNAAPGAGDGSDSGGDAEAAVAAPAPAAEGPWSPAHFDDAAVAASIAPSVLEQAARLAASRPVVAVQPWQSPSVPPAARLPMCTVRFFSRSSLVHARCDCQQGSGCAHVVVALWAFRAAGELAPGGDEAMVEVAPRGDAPPAAPESGGPAPVAAAPPPGRLRAPQALQLREALDELLLALWLEGTSQPPMALAARFGAVRAQAQALGWRWVDDGLAELSLLLQSQQARSSRDDPARTLQVAAELWARPRAAAHAEDASGQPPGTTRPPLHASQVLGIGVKGEVALDHLKLVSLGAALWADDAAEGASVLFADPDTQTVTVLERQWPRGEGGPGQALSGRRVAGFPLRQVAAGQVITKTATRRANGAIDIGSGARQTGVMPLSPTAWDDLGAPLRQGSVESLVERLRNAPPEFVQPRQAATGAAGGTSGPLHVVAFPGMHADECTWDAAAQVLHARIVRRDGDGDGAADAASAALHLALPHRAAAPGAVDALARTLSGEWGSLRAVAGPAALHQGRAVMQPLALLTDQRAVVPQIEAPAAQALALRTASETPQGVQALLGATSQWLAQWLRQGLRHQPGGLETRARDQARQLRHAGLDRTAALLEGVPAQLRSPERGALLRTLSTLALLVQAQER, encoded by the coding sequence ATGAGCGCCGCCGGGCACCGGGCCGACCTGCTCGAACTCACGGCCGAGGCGCTCACCGCCCTGGCCAACGCGGGCTTCGTGAAGCGCGCGCAGAAGGACGTGGCCGCGGGCCTGCTGCCCCGCCTGGCGACGGAAGCCGACGGCACGGTGGTGGCGGAGTTCGCCGATGGCGCGCGCACGCGCCTGCCGCCGGGCCGCACGCTGCGCGATGCGGCATGCACCTGCGCGGCCAGCGGCATGTGCCGGCACCGCGTGATGCTGGTGCTGGCCTACCAGCAGGACCATGCACGCAACGCCGCGCCTGGGGCCGGCGACGGCAGTGACAGTGGCGGCGATGCTGAAGCCGCCGTGGCCGCTCCTGCGCCCGCGGCCGAGGGGCCCTGGAGCCCCGCCCATTTCGATGATGCGGCGGTGGCGGCCAGCATCGCGCCCTCCGTGCTGGAGCAGGCCGCGCGCCTGGCGGCGTCGCGGCCGGTGGTGGCGGTACAGCCCTGGCAGAGCCCCTCGGTTCCGCCCGCGGCGCGGCTGCCGATGTGCACGGTGCGCTTTTTCTCGCGCAGTTCGCTGGTGCATGCACGCTGCGACTGCCAGCAGGGCAGCGGCTGCGCCCACGTGGTGGTGGCCCTCTGGGCCTTCCGGGCCGCGGGCGAACTGGCTCCTGGTGGCGACGAGGCCATGGTGGAGGTCGCGCCGCGCGGCGATGCGCCGCCAGCGGCGCCCGAAAGCGGTGGTCCAGCCCCGGTGGCCGCGGCGCCGCCCCCCGGGCGCCTGCGCGCTCCGCAAGCCCTGCAGTTGCGCGAGGCGCTGGACGAACTGCTGCTGGCGCTGTGGCTCGAAGGCACGTCGCAGCCTCCCATGGCCCTGGCCGCGCGCTTCGGTGCCGTGCGCGCCCAGGCGCAGGCGCTGGGCTGGCGCTGGGTGGACGACGGCCTGGCCGAGCTGTCGCTGCTGCTGCAGTCCCAGCAGGCGCGCAGCAGCCGCGACGACCCGGCGCGGACACTGCAGGTGGCTGCAGAACTGTGGGCGCGGCCGCGCGCCGCGGCGCATGCGGAGGACGCCTCCGGGCAGCCGCCGGGCACGACGCGACCGCCGCTGCATGCGAGCCAGGTCCTGGGCATCGGGGTGAAAGGCGAGGTGGCGCTGGACCACCTCAAGCTCGTATCGCTGGGCGCGGCGCTGTGGGCCGACGACGCGGCCGAAGGCGCCAGCGTGCTCTTCGCCGACCCGGACACGCAGACCGTGACGGTGCTGGAGCGCCAGTGGCCGCGCGGCGAAGGCGGCCCCGGGCAGGCGCTGTCCGGCCGGCGGGTGGCGGGTTTTCCGCTGCGGCAGGTCGCAGCGGGGCAGGTCATCACCAAGACCGCGACGCGGCGCGCCAACGGCGCCATCGACATCGGCTCCGGCGCGCGCCAGACGGGCGTGATGCCCCTGTCGCCCACGGCCTGGGACGACCTGGGTGCCCCGCTGCGCCAGGGCAGCGTGGAGTCGCTGGTGGAGCGCCTGCGCAACGCGCCTCCGGAATTCGTGCAGCCGCGCCAGGCGGCCACGGGCGCGGCCGGGGGCACATCGGGCCCGCTGCACGTGGTGGCCTTTCCGGGCATGCACGCCGACGAGTGCACCTGGGACGCCGCCGCGCAGGTGCTGCACGCACGGATCGTGCGCCGCGATGGCGATGGCGATGGCGCTGCAGATGCGGCCTCCGCCGCCTTGCATCTCGCCTTGCCGCACCGTGCGGCGGCGCCGGGCGCGGTGGATGCGCTGGCGCGTACGCTGTCGGGCGAATGGGGCAGCCTGCGCGCCGTCGCGGGGCCGGCGGCCCTGCACCAGGGCCGCGCCGTGATGCAGCCGCTGGCCCTGCTCACGGACCAGCGTGCGGTGGTGCCGCAGATCGAGGCCCCCGCCGCACAGGCGCTCGCGCTGCGCACGGCCAGCGAAACACCCCAGGGTGTTCAGGCCCTCCTCGGCGCCACGTCGCAATGGCTGGCACAGTGGCTGCGCCAGGGCCTGCGCCACCAGCCGGGCGGGCTGGAGACGCGGGCACGGGACCAGGCGCGCCAACTCCGGCACGCCGGCCTGGACCGCACGGCAGCGCTGCTGGAAGGCGTTCCCGCGCAGTTGCGGTCCCCGGAGCGCGGAGCGCTGCTGCGGACGCTGTCCACCCTCGCATTGCTGGTACAGGCACAGGAACGATGA
- a CDS encoding VWA domain-containing protein: MTLSIPDPLQRWRLLLGEPAEPACGALGEAAQAADAALEWLYGRDGDRAERGERSAGLGPSALSTPDWINAIHTLFPKEVIERLERDAVERYGIDEVVTNLEVLERIEPSESLLRAVLHTKHLMNPEVLAAARRLVAEVVRRIMEKLATEVRQAFGGSRDRRRLSRLKVARNFDFQRTLAANLRRWDPARGKLYLERPVFASRTRRHAEPWDIVLLIDQSGSMVDSVIHSAVMAACLWQLPGMRTRLVAFDTQVVDLTADVSDPVELLMKVQLGGGTDIAKAVGYAQSLVANPSRTIVVLVSDFYEGGGPGELVRRVKALTGAGARVLGLAALDAQAEPAYDREMAARLVREGAQVGAMTPGQLAAWLAEKVQA, translated from the coding sequence ATGACCCTCTCCATTCCCGATCCCCTGCAGCGCTGGCGCCTGCTGCTGGGCGAACCGGCCGAGCCGGCCTGCGGCGCACTCGGCGAAGCCGCGCAGGCGGCCGATGCGGCCCTCGAATGGCTCTATGGCCGCGATGGCGATCGCGCCGAACGCGGCGAGCGCAGCGCAGGCCTGGGCCCATCGGCACTGAGCACCCCGGACTGGATCAACGCCATCCACACGCTCTTCCCCAAGGAAGTGATCGAACGCCTGGAGCGCGACGCGGTGGAGCGCTACGGCATCGACGAGGTGGTGACCAACCTCGAAGTGCTGGAACGCATCGAGCCCTCCGAATCGCTGCTGCGCGCGGTGCTGCACACCAAGCACCTGATGAACCCCGAGGTGCTGGCCGCCGCGCGCCGGCTGGTCGCCGAGGTCGTGCGGCGCATCATGGAGAAGCTCGCGACCGAGGTGCGGCAGGCCTTCGGCGGCAGCCGCGACCGGCGCCGGCTCTCGCGCCTGAAGGTGGCGCGCAACTTCGACTTCCAGCGCACCCTGGCGGCCAACCTGCGCCGCTGGGACCCGGCGCGCGGCAAGCTCTACCTGGAGCGGCCCGTGTTCGCGAGCCGCACGCGCCGGCATGCCGAGCCCTGGGACATCGTGCTGCTGATCGACCAGAGCGGCTCCATGGTGGATTCCGTCATCCACAGCGCCGTGATGGCCGCGTGCCTCTGGCAGTTGCCGGGCATGCGCACGCGGCTGGTCGCGTTCGACACGCAGGTGGTGGACCTGACGGCCGACGTGTCCGACCCGGTGGAGCTGCTCATGAAGGTGCAGTTGGGCGGCGGCACCGACATCGCCAAGGCCGTGGGCTATGCCCAGTCGCTGGTGGCCAATCCTTCGCGCACCATCGTCGTTCTGGTGAGCGATTTCTACGAGGGCGGCGGCCCGGGCGAGCTGGTGCGCCGCGTGAAGGCGCTGACCGGCGCGGGCGCCAGGGTGCTGGGCCTGGCCGCGCTCGATGCGCAGGCCGAACCCGCCTATGACCGGGAGATGGCCGCGCGGCTCGTGCGCGAGGGCGCGCAGGTGGGCGCCATGACGCCGGGGCAGCTCGCGGCCTGGCTGGCCGAGAAGGTGCAGGCATGA